One Eurosta solidaginis isolate ZX-2024a chromosome 5, ASM4086904v1, whole genome shotgun sequence DNA segment encodes these proteins:
- the LOC137251696 gene encoding uncharacterized protein: protein MAASIYATPPPDLSSEDTALSDVSSASSTNNRSNNNTTQNNNRNCNSITTSNNTTTNSNPLTVTNKQKRNISEVLANQADQPTPPKRCNSASPKPTNSSGSTTSATIYIEEKEEAVDDTSAPRDVITVDDEADDKSTTSPNESASAATKAAVAAAANAAAMQLQLLEALSDAAKKRRKQHNPSRVGAQGTAMLLNEVSDGAPVNAAAAEAINADNEEKMEAANIPQPPTTTLPIDYEEKLSKMFLPKSMEQLKETFELLQKQQQQQFGNISTTVSEKRDDERELLAPQMLIPKTENDLDTKSDASEPFSDIKAPELHEMSAEELKNPYQTYCKTCGENFETEFKLSLHMLQEHANEENAQEHTNCNAANAQQQKSAHPTYDMLAMVNVKMEHPDFENSNSPPTNTLQSSHLTSTMNTITPNGKDAWLNAMPGIGFPFPPEAAAAAALSSSGYLPLLGMPGFPGVDGLNRPPLRIFNPEAYCDLCNKEFCNKYFLKTHKANKHGIYDPAVTGGSEGSGTNAAGGVGIGGANMNAMTQMLQLQMQQQQQQQRQQNLEQLQQKQQLALEEAQAKQLNAQSANGTAQQLTPPAPPPVYCDICSKRFTNVFAMRRHRFKAHEQPHSSPSELPNSAPTPQNSSAQSPKPEASTAPPLTELKNDQPNNNMPTDDASKQFQLPEGFRQDFTLEQEELAFTPQPRKLSPQSQQQARDANFAHDKLRRLGVLNPEAFCEICCKEYCNKYFLRTHKWKRHGIFVPPDELKDEQMQLMQKMSWPFMGLPGMPLNFMMPADKALMAQRMFAAANSATATVNAGAEHENQHLSKRIKLEQLDEEAVHANDENQENKCAIRRESSDQQQQLQQGGQACSNSVSSTPEPPHIIQAESYNSGANMPASPESAVGLQNLQKLQSMIQQLNDLNGKRPLGCHLCGREMENQYALQAHMISEHASLLDSSGPLPLNFQQHLYQQQQQLQAQQALKLSPSDSTSIVVPTLSEMRCNQCDRDFASIQEFKQHIAEVHLLTGSPLREGFVTPERPINPNAVVAGTRPPYTITPTSSYCEICNKELCNKYFMKTHMQRMHGIEIENGAQIGGVVCNICNKELCSKYFLRVHKHNTHGIVEEGAPLPQPRQNGLSFEAQQQQQQREQQQLQQQQQQLSSAENDYSRSMNLSPFGSGNSGDSKSDNANYTEVCTICTRRFRSAKWLRAHLLSDHGPAGIEKLRELEQQHGSLSKSASPTLKIPNGSASSTSSSTGGGSNTSNANSSTPSMLPNPMNLAQALQNLNAQHLLGNMPKTMLPGMFGAVAEQALQSPHLQEYQCSMCPFTTPYYAFLFIHERSHSLLSGGDGGDAVGELSVAPTEQLMGSSISVHEDKVASERKQAGKHKSEANNLVTTEKSHPSPSTQNNNGSTAEKGRLESTNLHLRTNTPTHAPSNGGSSKLKPSKENAILRNAKPVESKDNHKELTAKKSSNKVEKARTVATSPISAIFNTPAHEAISELANKSGKIASYALPKDVNASAADNGSEPEMQAFVLEAQQRSELELDAGDDVDEQRNRFVPAIVYLPVRKRISGPITVSFNLTPA from the coding sequence ATGGCCGCGTCTATTTATGCCACCCCACCGCCAGATTTAAGTAGCGAGGACACTGCACTTTCCGATGTCTCGAGTGCATCATCGACAAACAATCGCAGTAACAACAACACTacacaaaacaacaacagaaatTGTAACAGCATAACTACAAGTAACAACACCACAACAAACAGTAACCCATTAACggtaacaaataaacaaaaacgaaaCATAAGTGAAGTCCTTGCCAATCAAGCCGATCAACCAACGCCACCAAAACGTTGCAATAGCGCAtcaccaaaaccaacaaatagTAGCGGAAGCACTACAAGTGCAACAATTTACATTGAGGAGAAGGAAGAGGCCGTTGATGATACAAGCGCCCCACGAGATGTGATTACAGTTGATGATGAGGCCGACGATAAGTCAACGACATCACCAAATGAAAGCGCCTCGGCGGCTACAAAGGCAGCCGTAGCGGCGGCAGCCAATGCAGCAGCCATGCAATTGCAGCTGCTGGAAGCGCTCAGTGATGCAGCTAAAAAACGACGTAAGCAGCATAATCCTAGCCGAGTGGGAGCGCAAGGAACTGCAATGCTGCTCAATGAGGTCAGTGATGGCGCGCCAGTCAATGCTGCGGCTGCGGAAGCCATAAATGCAGATAATGAGGAAAAAATGGAAGCGGCCAATATTCCACAGccaccaacaacaacactgcCAATAGATTATgaagaaaaattatcgaaaatgtTTTTACCAAAATCTATGGAACAGTTGAAGGAAACCTTTGagttgctacaaaaacaacagcaacaacaatttgGAAACATATCAACAACAGTTAGCGAAAAGAGAGACGACGAAAGAGAGCTATTGGCACCACAAATGCTGATACCGAAAACTGAAAACGATTTGGATACCAAATCAGATGCAAGTGAGCCCTTCAGTGATATAAAAGCCCCCGAGCTGCATGAAATGAGCGCCGAAGAATTGAAAAATCCTTATCAGACCTATTGTAAAACATGTGGCGAAAATTTTGAAACCGAATTTAAACTAAGTCTTCATATGCTGCAAGAACACGCCAATGAGGAGAACGCACAGGAACACACGAACTGTAATGCCGCTAATGCGCAACAGCAAAAATCGGCGCACCCAACATACGATATGCTCGCTATGGTGAATGTAAAAATGGAGCATCCCGATTTTGAGAACTCCAATTCACCACCAACAAATACATTGCAGAGTAGTCATCTAACAAGTACCATGAACACAATCACGCCAAATGGTAAGGACGCTTGGTTGAATGCTATGCCTGGTATAGGATTTCCATTTCCTCCCGAAGCAGCCGCTGCTGCAGCGCTCTCATCCAGCGGTTATTTACCATTATTGGGTATGCCCGGATTTCCTGGTGTGGATGGCTTAAATCGACCGCCCTTGCGAATTTTTAATCCCGAAGCTTATTGTGATCTTTGCAATAAGGAATtttgtaataaatattttttgaagaCGCACAAAGCCAACAAACATGGCATTTATGATCCTGCTGTAACCGGCGGTAGTGAGGGCAGCGGCACAAATGCTGCTGGTGGGGTCGGAATCGGAGGTGCAAACATGAATGCCATGACGCAGATGTTACAACTACAAatgcagcaacaacagcagcagcagcgacAACAAAATTTAGAACAACTACAGCAGAAACAACAATTAGCGCTCGAAGAAGCGCAAGCCAAACAGCTCAACGCTCAAAGCGCCAATGGCACAGCACAACAACTAACACCCCCTGCACCGCCGCCTGTTTATTGCGATATTTGCTCAAAACGTTTTACCAACGTCTTCGCTATGCGTCGTCATCGCTTCAAAGCGCACGAACAGCCGCACAGTAGTCCTAGTGAGTTGCCGAACTCCGCACCAACACCACAGAATTCATCTGCGCAGTCACCTAAGCCAGAAGCATCTACAGCACCACCTCTAACTGAATTGAAAAATGATCAACCAAATAATAATATGCCGACAGATGACGCAAGTAAACAGTTTCAACTGCCTGAAGGTTTTCGTCAAGATTTCACACTCGAACAAGAGGAGCTCGCTTTTACGCCACAACCACGCAAACTTTCGCCACAATCGCAGCAGCAGGCGCGTGATGCCAATTTTGCACACGACAAGCTGCGCCGCTTGGGCGTGCTCAATCCggaagcattttgtgaaatttgctgCAAAGAATATTGCAACAAATACTTTTTGCGTACACATAAATGGAAACGTCATGGTATTTTTGTGCCACCTGATGAGCTCAAGGACGAACAAATGCAGTTGATGCAGAAGATGTCATGGCCCTTCATGGGTTTGCCCGGCATGCCATTGAATTTTATGATGCCGGCAGATAAGGCGCTAATGGCTCAACGTATGTTTGCTGCCGCTAATTCAGCTACCGCTACGGTTAATGCAGGAGCTGAACACGAAAATCAACACTTGAGCAAACGCATCAAGCTCGAGCAGTTGGATGAGGAAGCCGTGCACGCTAATGACGAAAATCAAGAGAATAAATGCGCTATCAGACGTGAGTCTTCggaccaacaacaacagctgcaGCAAGGTGGGCAGGCGTGTTCAAATAGCGTTTCCTCTACGCCGGAGCCGCCACATATAATTCAAGCTGAATCCTATAATTCGGGTGCCAATATGCCAGCTAGTCCAGAGTCGGCTGTGGGTTTGCAAAATTTGCAGAAACTACAATCGATGATACAACAGCTCAACGATTTGAATGGCAAACGTCCGCTGGGCTGTCATCTATGCGGACGTGAAATGGAAAATCAATATGCGCTACAGGCGCATATGATAAGTGAGCATGCGAGCTTGCTTGATAGCAGCGGGCCATTGCCGTTGAACTTCCAACAACATCTctatcagcagcagcaacaattgCAAGCACAACAAGCGCTCAAGTTATCACCCTCCGACTCAACTAGCATCGTAGTTCCAACGCTCAGCGAAATGCGGTGCAATCAGTGCGATCGTGATTTCGCCAGCATACAAGAATTCAAACAACATATCGCCGAAGTTCATCTGCTCACAGGCAGTCCATTGCGTGAGGGTTTTGTTACACCCGAGCGTCCAATCAACCCGAACGCCGTGGTGGCAGGTACACGTCCACCCTACACTATCACACCGACTAGCAGTTACTGCGAAATCTGCAATAAGGAATTGTGCaacaaatattttatgaaaactcATATGCAGCGCATGCATGGCATCGAGATCGAGAATGGCGCACAAATTGGTGGCGTCGTCTGCAACATTTGTAACAAGGAGCTCTGCAGCAAATATTTCCTACGTGTGCATAAACACAACACGCACGGTATCGTTGAAGAGGGTGCGCCATTACCGCAACCACGTCAGAATGGCTTGAGCTTTGAGgctcaacagcagcagcagcagcgcgAGCAGCAACAActacagcaacagcagcagcagctatcatctgcagaaaacgATTACAGTCGCAGTATGAACTTGAGCCCATTCGGCAGTGGTAATTCGGGCGATTCGAAATCTGATAATGCTAACTACACAGAGGTGTGCACAATTTGTACCCGTCGATTTCGTAGCGCAAAGTGGTTGCGTGCCCACTTGCTCAGCGATCATGGCCCAGCAGGAATTGAGAAGTTGCGTGAGTTGGAGCAACAGCATGGCTCATTGAGTAAGTCAGCAAGTCCTACGCTCAAAATACCCAATGGTTCCGCAAGCAGCACCAGCTCAAGCACCGGCGGCGGCAGTAATACGAGTAATGCCAACTCATCCACCCCGAGTATGCTACCAAATCCGATGAATCTTGCTCAAGCTCTGCAAAATCTTAACGCACAGCATTTACTTGGTAATATGCCGAAGACTATGTTACCTGGCATGTTTGGCGCAGTCGCGGAACAAGCGCTGCAATCACCGCATTTACAAGAATATCAATGTTCAATGTGTCCCTTCACCACACCCTACTACGCATTCCTATTCATACACGAACGTTCACATTCGTTACTCAGTGGGGGTGACGGTGGTGATGCGGTTGGTGAGCTGAGTGTAGCGCCTACAGAGCAATTAATGGGTAGCAGCATCAGTGTGCATGAAGACAAAGTCGCGTCAGAACGCAAGCAAGCTGGCAAGCACAAATCAGAGGCCAATAATTTAGTAACAACAGAAAAGTCTCATCCATCACCATCGACGCAAAACAATAACGGTAGTACAGCTGAGAAAGGTCGCCTGGAATCTACAAATTTGCATTTACGAACCAACACCCCCACGCACGCACCATCGAATGGCGGTTCAAGTAAATTAAAACCAAGCAAAGAAAATGCCATACTACGCAATGCTAAACCAGTTGAATCCAAAGATAACCACAAAGAGCTTACTGCAAAAAAGTCTTCGAACAAAGTGGAAAAAGCACGCACAGTTGCTACGTCGCCTATTTCCGCCATCTTCAACACGCCTGCGCATGAGGCGATCAGTGAGTTAGcaaataaaagtggtaaaattgcTAGTTACGCGTTGCCAAAAGATGTCAATGCTAGCGCTGCGGATAATGGGAGTGAACCAGAAATGCAGGCGTTTGTATTAGAGGCGCAACAGCGCAGTGAATTGGAATTAGATGCTGGAGATGACGTGGATGAGCAGCGTAACAGGTTTGTACCAGCTATAGTTTATTTGCCTGTTAGGAAACGTATCTCAGGGCCAATAACTGTGTCCTTTAATTTGACGCCAGCCTAA